The Paenibacillus sp. RUD330 genome has a segment encoding these proteins:
- a CDS encoding three component ABC system middle component: MSNLNKEIQNVQNPVFGAFIIWNFVRGYYSNNKTLIPFPLLFIVLPVICREDMAELLFSTNKPSGLRTFANKFLSTKVLKNDLVSNIHISVSNMKELSLQSIQIALYSSLIALDYEEALAFPFTTTERKQEPKSIVKLGKASEKLGFWCSQLTLHEISQILKVRF; this comes from the coding sequence GTGTCCAACTTAAATAAGGAAATTCAAAACGTTCAGAACCCTGTATTCGGTGCATTTATTATATGGAACTTTGTAAGAGGTTACTATAGTAATAATAAAACGTTAATCCCATTCCCCCTATTATTTATTGTTTTACCAGTAATATGCCGTGAAGATATGGCCGAATTGTTGTTTTCCACTAATAAGCCTTCAGGCCTCCGAACCTTTGCTAACAAATTTCTTTCAACAAAAGTGCTTAAAAATGATCTTGTATCAAATATTCATATAAGTGTATCCAACATGAAAGAACTATCACTTCAGTCGATCCAAATAGCTCTCTACTCTTCCCTCATTGCTTTAGATTATGAGGAAGCGCTGGCTTTTCCTTTTACAACAACTGAACGAAAACAAGAACCCAAATCTATAGTTAAACTCGGAAAAGCTTCAGAAAAATTGGGATTTTGGTGTTCCCAACTAACTCTTCATGAAATATCTCAAATACTAAAAGTGAGGTTTTAA
- a CDS encoding arsenite methyltransferase — translation MNQVSNDQIRQNVRNRYKEIALQDVGAGSCCTPAPANDCCGSAADVSAKMGYSSEELTAVPDGANLGLGCGNPQAIAALQPGEVVLDLGSGGGFDCFLASRQVGASGRVIGVDMTPEMISRARENANKSGFTNTEFRLGEIEHLPVQDHSVDVIISNCVINLSPSKQQVFDEAFRVLRNGGRLAISDVVATADFPDEIKQDIDRIYSGCISGAPSIGELKAMLAQSGFTHIEIEPKDESRTFIKDWIPGANVEQYLVSAAIRAIKP, via the coding sequence ATGAATCAAGTGAGTAATGATCAAATTCGTCAAAACGTTCGGAATCGGTATAAAGAAATCGCCTTACAGGACGTAGGGGCGGGGTCCTGTTGTACGCCAGCGCCAGCCAATGATTGCTGTGGTTCGGCCGCGGATGTTTCCGCTAAAATGGGCTACTCGTCAGAAGAACTGACAGCCGTTCCGGATGGGGCGAACCTTGGCCTCGGCTGTGGCAATCCGCAAGCGATTGCCGCTTTGCAACCGGGAGAAGTCGTGTTGGACCTGGGCAGCGGCGGCGGATTTGATTGCTTTCTTGCCTCCCGTCAAGTAGGCGCTTCCGGCCGCGTCATTGGTGTGGATATGACCCCGGAAATGATCAGCCGCGCCCGCGAAAATGCCAACAAAAGCGGGTTTACCAATACCGAATTTCGACTGGGAGAGATCGAGCATCTACCGGTTCAGGACCACTCGGTAGACGTGATCATTTCGAACTGTGTAATTAATCTGTCCCCGTCGAAGCAGCAGGTTTTTGACGAGGCGTTCCGTGTGCTGCGTAACGGCGGCCGACTGGCCATATCGGATGTCGTGGCAACGGCCGATTTTCCGGATGAAATCAAGCAGGATATCGACCGTATCTATTCAGGGTGTATTTCAGGAGCTCCCTCCATCGGCGAACTGAAGGCCATGCTTGCGCAAAGCGGTTTTACCCATATTGAGATCGAGCCAAAAGACGAATCCCGGACGTTCATCAAGGATTGGATTCCTGGCGCAAATGTCGAACAATACCTGGTGTCCGCCGCGATACGTGCTATCAAGCCTTGA
- a CDS encoding DUF3732 domain-containing protein, which yields MDFQIKRLILWSKEPQFKPKEIEFKTNSVNIITGASRTGKSAIIPIIDYCLASDSCYIPVNTIRNACSWFGIVIEVNQKQVLLARQEPGLQKSTDNMYIASDIEVEVPDTPIKNTNRDSVKKFLDELSSLTFLDIDAENSSNYLGRPSFRDLMAFCFQPQNIVANANTLFYKADTTEHRTKLINIFPYILGAVTPDILAKRQEINNLTRVLKRKEKELVKLKEVSEKWKSEVNGWLAIAQEFGLIKLNGLKDLSFEEQIEILTLVSEKRASDSSILNNNIEASSQEIVALRKEESELSLKLSSLKNRYTEMRQLMNSLDGYRESLTIQVERLNISKWLKSLTEDNETCPLFGKTKEHPKEQIDKFYTNLIKLEDETGFTNKIPAAFEREFDNVKSEISILSEQITAVQKRIKLQSQIRNSAAHEKYTVENISRFIGQVQYANETFKSLGTDSELILEIEAINETLSNLRAQVNESAVIQRVNSAINKIGAYAIRLLPLLDSERPNDPIRIDYQNLTVVVSGQDGRDDFLWEIGSGSNWLAYHISVTLAFHLFFNQQGHSPVPGFIVYDQPSQVYFPKKMAVRENEQELDPKLENDEDRIAVKKIFETMSEALKISQSKFQVIVLEHADSSIWGDIHNVNEVCEWRGDNNKLIPEEWIK from the coding sequence ATGGATTTCCAAATAAAAAGACTTATCCTTTGGTCAAAAGAACCTCAATTCAAGCCAAAGGAGATTGAGTTTAAAACTAATTCCGTGAATATTATAACTGGTGCATCTCGTACTGGGAAATCTGCAATTATTCCTATAATCGATTATTGTTTAGCCTCGGATTCTTGCTATATACCTGTTAATACAATCAGAAATGCCTGTAGTTGGTTTGGTATCGTCATTGAAGTCAATCAAAAACAAGTGCTTCTAGCTAGACAAGAGCCTGGGCTCCAGAAGTCTACCGATAATATGTACATCGCATCCGATATTGAAGTTGAAGTCCCTGATACCCCTATAAAAAATACTAATAGAGATTCAGTTAAAAAATTTTTAGATGAATTGTCATCTTTGACTTTTTTAGACATCGATGCTGAGAATTCGAGTAACTACCTAGGTAGACCATCTTTTAGAGATTTAATGGCATTTTGTTTTCAACCTCAAAATATTGTAGCAAATGCAAACACATTATTTTATAAAGCGGATACTACAGAGCATAGAACAAAGCTTATAAATATTTTCCCATATATACTTGGTGCAGTTACCCCAGATATTCTTGCGAAGCGACAAGAAATTAATAATCTTACTAGAGTACTAAAGCGCAAAGAAAAAGAGCTAGTAAAGCTCAAAGAGGTATCCGAGAAATGGAAATCCGAAGTAAATGGCTGGCTTGCAATAGCACAAGAGTTTGGTCTTATTAAATTGAATGGATTAAAAGACCTTTCGTTTGAGGAACAAATTGAAATCCTTACATTAGTATCAGAGAAACGAGCATCGGATTCAAGCATTCTTAATAACAACATTGAAGCTTCCTCACAAGAAATTGTCGCCTTAAGGAAGGAGGAAAGTGAGCTATCTCTAAAGCTCTCATCCTTGAAAAATCGTTATACCGAAATGCGACAATTGATGAATAGTCTGGACGGGTATCGTGAATCTTTGACAATTCAAGTTGAACGCTTAAATATTTCTAAATGGTTAAAGAGCCTGACAGAAGACAATGAAACTTGTCCATTATTCGGAAAAACTAAAGAACATCCAAAGGAACAAATTGATAAATTCTACACCAATTTAATTAAGCTTGAAGATGAAACGGGATTTACAAATAAAATCCCAGCAGCATTTGAGCGCGAATTCGATAATGTAAAATCGGAAATCAGTATATTATCAGAGCAGATTACGGCAGTACAAAAAAGAATTAAATTACAAAGCCAAATTAGAAATTCTGCCGCGCATGAAAAATATACTGTTGAGAATATCTCCAGATTTATTGGCCAAGTACAATATGCAAACGAAACATTTAAGTCATTAGGCACAGATAGTGAATTAATTCTTGAGATAGAAGCCATCAACGAAACATTATCAAATTTAAGAGCACAGGTTAATGAAAGTGCAGTAATTCAAAGGGTCAATTCAGCAATTAATAAAATTGGAGCCTATGCAATAAGACTCTTACCATTACTTGATTCAGAACGCCCAAATGATCCCATTCGAATTGATTATCAGAACCTAACTGTTGTTGTCAGTGGACAAGATGGGCGTGACGATTTTCTTTGGGAAATAGGCAGTGGTTCGAATTGGCTTGCTTATCACATCTCAGTGACACTTGCATTTCATTTATTTTTCAACCAGCAAGGCCATTCACCAGTACCAGGATTCATTGTTTATGACCAACCTAGCCAGGTTTATTTCCCTAAAAAAATGGCAGTCAGAGAAAATGAACAAGAATTAGATCCTAAGCTTGAAAATGATGAAGATAGAATTGCTGTTAAAAAAATCTTTGAAACAATGTCAGAAGCGTTAAAGATATCTCAGTCAAAATTTCAAGTTATCGTATTAGAACATGCTGATAGCAGTATTTGGGGCGACATTCATAACGTCAACGAAGTTTGTGAATGGCGCGGCGACAATAATAAGCTCATTCCTGAAGAATGGATTAAATAA
- a CDS encoding NAD(P)/FAD-dependent oxidoreductase, giving the protein MNEVLDTIVIGGGQAGLATGYHLQKKGLRFLILDASDEAGGSWPRYYDSLKLFSPARFSSMPGMKFPSDPNGYPKRDEVIRYLQDYRAKFQLPVRTNQRVASVERDGEGFTVRTMAGDTFRARTIINATGSFHNPYTPVLPGQELFQGHILHSSEYRNPEPFINQRVVVVGRGNSAVQIGVELAEVSHTSLAVLRPVQFVKQKVWGQDVHFWVRLIGFDTFPFWRFGKTAPSSSAVSDSGRYKEKVAAGKPDQQPMFTSFYEDGVIWPNGTIEPVQTVIFATGYRPHLPYLQAIGALDAEGRPLHQAGISDVPGLYYVGLEGQRSFASATLRGVGPDAQFVVKKLLHHFKH; this is encoded by the coding sequence ATGAATGAGGTATTGGATACGATTGTCATTGGAGGGGGGCAGGCGGGTCTTGCTACCGGCTATCATCTACAGAAGAAAGGACTTCGGTTTCTGATTTTGGACGCGAGCGACGAGGCGGGCGGTTCGTGGCCGCGTTATTACGATAGTCTCAAACTGTTCTCTCCGGCACGCTTTTCGTCGATGCCGGGCATGAAGTTCCCCAGCGATCCGAATGGTTATCCCAAGCGAGATGAAGTTATTCGTTATTTACAGGATTACCGGGCAAAGTTTCAATTGCCGGTCCGAACCAATCAACGCGTAGCATCGGTCGAAAGGGATGGAGAAGGGTTTACAGTCCGCACGATGGCAGGGGATACGTTTCGGGCGCGCACCATTATTAATGCGACCGGCTCATTTCACAATCCCTATACGCCAGTTTTGCCGGGGCAGGAGTTGTTTCAAGGCCACATCCTTCATTCCTCCGAATACCGAAATCCGGAGCCATTTATCAATCAACGCGTGGTGGTGGTCGGGCGCGGGAATTCTGCCGTACAGATCGGAGTTGAGCTGGCCGAAGTAAGTCATACGTCTTTAGCGGTACTCCGGCCGGTTCAGTTCGTGAAACAGAAGGTTTGGGGCCAGGATGTGCATTTTTGGGTGAGGCTGATTGGGTTTGACACCTTTCCATTTTGGCGATTCGGAAAAACAGCGCCGAGTTCAAGTGCGGTGAGCGATTCGGGCCGGTACAAAGAGAAAGTAGCGGCAGGGAAACCGGATCAACAACCGATGTTTACATCCTTTTATGAGGATGGCGTCATTTGGCCGAACGGGACAATAGAGCCGGTGCAAACGGTGATCTTTGCGACAGGCTACCGGCCGCATCTTCCCTACCTTCAAGCGATTGGCGCGCTGGATGCGGAAGGAAGGCCGTTACATCAAGCAGGCATAAGCGACGTTCCAGGGCTTTATTATGTGGGGCTGGAAGGGCAGCGTTCCTTTGCTTCTGCGACCTTAAGGGGGGTGGGGCCGGACGCGCAGTTTGTTGTGAAAAAGCTTTTGCATCATTTTAAACATTGA
- a CDS encoding MarR family winged helix-turn-helix transcriptional regulator translates to MENVRELFQIMTRRFGFLNKHCCSAGGCDISLVQSHILYEIDRQHKPSIQQVAEALGTDITTFSRQVQSLIKMNLVKKTPDPDDRRVYVLSLTTEGKYVATTIDQQMNAYLAEVFSHMNDFEKETVIRSIKLLNEAMSKSSLCCSTPIG, encoded by the coding sequence GTGGAAAATGTTCGCGAACTATTTCAAATCATGACACGCCGTTTTGGGTTTCTCAATAAACATTGCTGTTCAGCCGGTGGCTGCGATATTTCCTTAGTGCAAAGCCATATTCTTTACGAAATCGACCGTCAGCATAAACCGTCCATTCAGCAGGTAGCCGAGGCGTTAGGGACCGATATTACGACCTTTAGCCGACAAGTCCAATCGTTAATCAAAATGAATTTGGTGAAAAAAACGCCCGATCCGGACGACCGCAGGGTGTATGTGCTTTCGCTCACGACAGAAGGGAAATACGTGGCCACGACGATTGACCAGCAAATGAACGCTTATTTAGCTGAAGTTTTCTCTCACATGAACGATTTTGAAAAAGAAACCGTCATTCGCTCCATTAAGCTTTTGAATGAAGCGATGTCGAAATCCAGCCTTTGCTGTTCCACCCCCATCGGGTGA
- a CDS encoding ABC-three component system protein, giving the protein MGKTNKEKLKEEVKLANTHVPDKVYAYSLQVRHALYELQSCSSNDIVSVEVLEDVAVVKSDGSVDAIQLKSVLSNNNPISNRAKDLWKTLYNWLLSVTNQELDVHNTKFTLFVTADRKGSIADSFNDAATLEKAQAAWEAARQEFYKDTGDEKELSDEYALYIRNFFKPQNRSLASQIIQKFCLKTIKTNHTSLLYETFCEKAMIEEDLGDILFTYMLGWVDKKLSELVENKQPMCLSYQEYRTELIAIRREYNQKQSLKELAPRPTEQEVQDEMSALRRYVEQLDVVECDYTEKIEAINDYLRASTNRTIWARRGDISDGNLTSYQETLVKKWGTQRKILSLQYKHLNLSPEELGKLLYLECKNEPINIDHLYVPDFFTAGCYHALSDDVEIGWHPNYKDIFMPGSGLSVQLK; this is encoded by the coding sequence GTGGGCAAAACAAATAAAGAAAAATTAAAAGAAGAAGTTAAATTAGCCAACACACATGTTCCCGATAAAGTATACGCCTATTCGTTACAAGTACGACACGCTTTATATGAACTTCAGAGCTGTTCGTCTAACGATATAGTAAGTGTAGAGGTACTCGAAGATGTGGCTGTTGTAAAATCAGATGGATCTGTAGATGCCATACAGCTAAAAAGTGTTCTTTCAAACAACAACCCTATTTCAAATCGCGCGAAGGATTTATGGAAAACTCTTTATAATTGGTTATTATCCGTAACAAATCAAGAACTTGATGTTCACAACACAAAATTCACCCTTTTTGTAACAGCAGATAGAAAAGGATCAATTGCGGACTCCTTTAACGATGCAGCTACATTAGAGAAAGCACAAGCAGCTTGGGAAGCTGCAAGACAAGAGTTTTATAAAGATACAGGGGATGAAAAAGAGCTCTCAGACGAGTATGCATTATATATAAGAAATTTTTTTAAACCTCAGAATAGATCACTTGCAAGTCAGATCATTCAAAAATTTTGTTTGAAAACCATAAAAACAAACCATACTTCCCTTCTGTACGAAACGTTCTGTGAAAAAGCAATGATAGAAGAAGATTTAGGAGATATCTTATTTACGTATATGTTGGGATGGGTTGATAAGAAGTTATCTGAATTAGTTGAAAATAAACAACCAATGTGTTTATCGTATCAAGAATATAGAACAGAACTTATTGCGATCAGACGTGAATATAACCAAAAGCAGAGCTTAAAAGAATTAGCTCCAAGACCCACCGAACAGGAAGTTCAGGATGAGATGAGTGCATTAAGAAGATATGTCGAACAATTAGATGTTGTGGAATGCGATTATACGGAGAAAATTGAAGCAATAAATGATTATCTCCGAGCCTCTACTAACCGAACAATCTGGGCTAGGCGCGGGGATATCAGTGATGGAAATCTGACAAGCTATCAAGAAACACTAGTGAAAAAATGGGGTACTCAACGAAAAATTTTATCACTTCAATATAAGCATCTAAATCTTTCCCCCGAAGAATTGGGAAAGTTATTGTACCTTGAATGTAAAAATGAACCGATTAATATAGATCATCTTTATGTGCCAGATTTTTTTACTGCAGGATGTTATCACGCTTTATCTGATGATGTAGAAATTGGCTGGCATCCAAATTATAAAGATATTTTCATGCCAGGGAGTGGATTAAGTGTCCAACTTAAATAA
- a CDS encoding dual specificity protein phosphatase family protein — protein sequence MSSEKNYHALIRDKIFMGAATDVESMVKNEGIDVIVDLRGEAKECAYPAANVKWIQIPLADNSAGPQEKAFEQAIKAITEAFYQNKKVAFHCGGGKGRTGTVAAGTLLALGLSDTLDEAEAKAKSIRNIIDIKPSQRESLHKLYPGK from the coding sequence ATGTCGTCTGAAAAAAACTACCATGCTTTAATTCGGGATAAAATCTTTATGGGCGCGGCAACGGACGTGGAATCGATGGTGAAAAATGAAGGTATCGATGTGATCGTGGATCTGCGCGGCGAAGCGAAGGAGTGCGCCTATCCAGCGGCCAATGTGAAATGGATTCAAATTCCGTTAGCGGATAACTCTGCCGGACCGCAAGAAAAAGCCTTTGAGCAAGCGATCAAGGCCATCACCGAAGCTTTTTATCAAAACAAGAAAGTTGCTTTTCATTGTGGCGGAGGAAAGGGACGGACCGGTACGGTAGCCGCGGGCACCTTACTTGCTTTGGGATTAAGCGATACGCTTGACGAAGCCGAGGCCAAGGCGAAGAGCATTCGCAACATCATTGATATTAAACCCTCCCAGAGAGAATCGTTGCACAAATTATATCCCGGCAAATAA